One part of the Dysidea avara chromosome 10, odDysAvar1.4, whole genome shotgun sequence genome encodes these proteins:
- the LOC136236383 gene encoding double zinc ribbon and ankyrin repeat-containing protein 1-like isoform X2, translating into MTAGSISAPIIVPLKAAFGAKRNGSKYSIDQATPIAITSESKDIKLYYTINGTKPDPFQRSGHKYTYQYQVPFTLPAADKAVTIKAIAINNDGLKQSNVVTKTFFLKTAPDSMENMTSNNRASFSVASPSAYPVSPSLTGPQYLFNRLGPRLKSDEVASMPMGASLPSQSTPRVHAPSDYRICVYCNARRPEDLHAKYCPECGMLLPFLPTSQSEAQPTIGLSVCSSCRAMVPVGSTVCVVCEAPIDPPPRLPVINAQLKNLNDIKGKPVCLGCGTVNSSEMKICVTCEKPLIVTQAIQDEASEHRRSSTACSKLLQTTESGVYLLCSTCGRINASDARFCDWCGREPAGPQQPVTCSSCSATNSWEARHCVSCSAQLRPPTRHGMQITPSMKIPMADLVDTGGWVPLLDTTEEGPVTCEVATQTEGLFYPSSRTISKAIAASEVAAVSWAFKKPQIGVFSPGRGYWRQQLDHVCTHLKAYAQSCTDFQGAIGKPQIGKLLSATLHDEDNELNMHLTFELKPQHRGSIRTPSDHDPKLLSSLLANSSTSTILSEGSTINDTSSNKHRTRSRKKKKRKPDDLTLLVEELSSQGDEEKVADLLKKGVDANSTTPLGLPLLSLAAANGHTHCLTVLQREGAKVNRKAERTGNTALHEAVLGGPGNIDCIKALLNLKGINASLKNNAGQTACQIAAEKHYDKLVTCIVTHEGASQLRKLCKISPHDITV; encoded by the exons ATGACGGCAGGGTCGATTTCTGCACCGATCATCGTCCCGCTGAAAGCCGCCTTTGGAGCTAAACGTAATGGATCTAAATACTCTATTGACCAGGCCACCCCGATTGCAATAACTTCAG AAAGCAAGGATATCAAGTTGTATTACACTATTAATGGGACAAAACCGGACCCTTTTCAGCGTTCCGGACACAAGTACACTTACCAATATCAAGTACCATTTACCCTGCCAGCTGCAGACAAAGCTGTGACCATTAAAGCGATAGCAATTAACAA TGACGGCTTGAAACAGAGCAATGTTGTTACTAAGACATTCTTTCTTAAAACTGCACCAGACTCCATGGAA AACATGACTTCAAATAATAGAGCTAGTTTTTCAGTTGCCAGTCCATCAGCATACCCTGTGTCACCCTCCCTAACAGGGCCCCAATACCTGTTTAACAG ACTTGGTCCAAGGCTAAAATCAGACGAGGTGGCTTCAATGCCAATGGGAGCATCACTACCCTCACAATCTACACCTCGTGTGCATGCTCCTTCAGACTACAGAAT CTGTGTCTACTGTAATGCTCGGAGGCCAGAAGATTTACATGCAAAATATTGTCCAGAATGTGGTATGTTGCTACCATTTCTTCCAACTTCACAATCCGAAGCACAACCTACCATTGGG TTGAGTGTGTGTAGCAGTTGTAGGGCCATGGTCCCTGTTGGGTCtacagtgtgtgtagtgtgtgaggcTCCCATTGATCCTCCACCTCGACTGCCAGTTATCAATGCACAACtaaaaaatttgaatgatattaAG GGTAAACCAGTGTGTTTAGGTTGTGGGACTGTAAATAGCTCTGAAATGAAAATTTGTGTTACTTGTGAGAAACCTCTGATAGTTACTCAAGCTATACAAGATGAAGCAAGTGAACACAGACGAAGCAGCACTGCTTGTAGTAAA CTGTTGCAAACAACAGAGTCTGGGGTGTATTTGTTGTGCAGCACCTGTGGCAGGATTAACGCCTCAGATGCCAGATTCTGTGACTGGTGTGGGAGAGAA CCTGCAGGCCCACAACAGCCGGTTACTTGTTCTAGTTGTTCTGCCACTAACTCATGGGAGGCACGGCATTGTGTTAGCTGTTCTGCCCAACTGCGACCTCCAACCAG ACATGGAATGCAAATCACTCCTTCAATGAAG ATTCCTATGGCAGATCTAGTTGATACTGGTGGTTGGGTGCCATTATTGGATACTACCGAAGAGGGTCCTGTTACTTGTGAGGTGGCAACACAAACAGAAGGACTCTTCTACCCTTCTTCAAGGACCATCAGTAAGGCCATTGCTGCTAGTGAAGTGGCTGCAGTGTCATGGGCATTTAAAAAACCTCAAATAGGAGTGTTCAGCCCAGGCAGAG GTTACTGGCGCCAACAATTGGACCATGTTTGCACCCATTTGAAGGCGTATGCTCAGAGTTGTACAGACTTCCAGGGTGCCATTGGAAAGCCACAAATAGGAAAG TTATTGTCAGCGACTTTACATGATGAAGATAATGAGCTAAATATGCACCTAACATTTGAATTAAAGCCACAACATCGAGGCAGTATTCGAACGCCAAGTGACCACGACCCCAAATTGTTGAGCTCACTGTTAGCCAACAGTAGTACCAGTACTATACTTAGTGAAG GTAGCACAATTAACGATACTTCAAGTAATAAACACAGAACAAGGTCTAggaaaaagaagaaaagaaaaccT GATGATTTGACATTATTGGTGGAAGAATTGTCTTCTCAAGGtgatgaagaaaaagttgcagATCTTCTTAAAAAG GGAGTAGATGCCAATTCTACAACACCATTAGGACTACCTCTGCTCTCCTTGGCTGCTGCCAATGGACACACCCACTGTTTGACTGTCCTACAAAGAGAAGGAGCCAAGGTGAATAGAAAGGCTGAAAG AACTGGTAATACTGCATTACATGAAGCTGTATTGGGAGGACCTGGAAATATTGATTGTATTAAAGCACTTCTGAA TCTTAAAGGAATCAATGCTAGCTTAAAGAACAATGCTGGTCAAACTGCTTGTCAGATAGCTGCTGAGAAACATTATGACAAACTCGTCACTTGTATTGTAACTCATGAGGGGGCCAGTCAATTACGCAAGCTTTGTAAAATTTCACCGCATGACATTACCGTATAA
- the LOC136236383 gene encoding double zinc ribbon and ankyrin repeat-containing protein 1-like isoform X1, with protein sequence MTAGSISAPIIVPLKAAFGAKRNGSKYSIDQATPIAITSESKDIKLYYTINGTKPDPFQRSGHKYTYQYQVPFTLPAADKAVTIKAIAINNDGLKQSNVVTKTFFLKTAPDSMENMTSNNRASFSVASPSAYPVSPSLTGPQYLFNRLGPRLKSDEVASMPMGASLPSQSTPRVHAPSDYRICVYCNARRPEDLHAKYCPECGMLLPFLPTSQSEAQPTIGLSVCSSCRAMVPVGSTVCVVCEAPIDPPPRLPVINAQLKNLNDIKGKPVCLGCGTVNSSEMKICVTCEKPLIVTQAIQDEASEHRRSSTACSKLLQTTESGVYLLCSTCGRINASDARFCDWCGREPAGPQQPVTCSSCSATNSWEARHCVSCSAQLRPPTRHGMQITPSMKIPMADLVDTGGWVPLLDTTEEGPVTCEVATQTEGLFYPSSRTISKAIAASEVAAVSWAFKKPQIGVFSPGRGYWRQQLDHVCTHLKAYAQSCTDFQGAIGKPQIGKLLSATLHDEDNELNMHLTFELKPQHRGSIRTPSDHDPKLLSSLLANSSTSTILSEGSTINDTSSNKHRTRSRKKKKRKPVKDDLTLLVEELSSQGDEEKVADLLKKGVDANSTTPLGLPLLSLAAANGHTHCLTVLQREGAKVNRKAERTGNTALHEAVLGGPGNIDCIKALLNLKGINASLKNNAGQTACQIAAEKHYDKLVTCIVTHEGASQLRKLCKISPHDITV encoded by the exons ATGACGGCAGGGTCGATTTCTGCACCGATCATCGTCCCGCTGAAAGCCGCCTTTGGAGCTAAACGTAATGGATCTAAATACTCTATTGACCAGGCCACCCCGATTGCAATAACTTCAG AAAGCAAGGATATCAAGTTGTATTACACTATTAATGGGACAAAACCGGACCCTTTTCAGCGTTCCGGACACAAGTACACTTACCAATATCAAGTACCATTTACCCTGCCAGCTGCAGACAAAGCTGTGACCATTAAAGCGATAGCAATTAACAA TGACGGCTTGAAACAGAGCAATGTTGTTACTAAGACATTCTTTCTTAAAACTGCACCAGACTCCATGGAA AACATGACTTCAAATAATAGAGCTAGTTTTTCAGTTGCCAGTCCATCAGCATACCCTGTGTCACCCTCCCTAACAGGGCCCCAATACCTGTTTAACAG ACTTGGTCCAAGGCTAAAATCAGACGAGGTGGCTTCAATGCCAATGGGAGCATCACTACCCTCACAATCTACACCTCGTGTGCATGCTCCTTCAGACTACAGAAT CTGTGTCTACTGTAATGCTCGGAGGCCAGAAGATTTACATGCAAAATATTGTCCAGAATGTGGTATGTTGCTACCATTTCTTCCAACTTCACAATCCGAAGCACAACCTACCATTGGG TTGAGTGTGTGTAGCAGTTGTAGGGCCATGGTCCCTGTTGGGTCtacagtgtgtgtagtgtgtgaggcTCCCATTGATCCTCCACCTCGACTGCCAGTTATCAATGCACAACtaaaaaatttgaatgatattaAG GGTAAACCAGTGTGTTTAGGTTGTGGGACTGTAAATAGCTCTGAAATGAAAATTTGTGTTACTTGTGAGAAACCTCTGATAGTTACTCAAGCTATACAAGATGAAGCAAGTGAACACAGACGAAGCAGCACTGCTTGTAGTAAA CTGTTGCAAACAACAGAGTCTGGGGTGTATTTGTTGTGCAGCACCTGTGGCAGGATTAACGCCTCAGATGCCAGATTCTGTGACTGGTGTGGGAGAGAA CCTGCAGGCCCACAACAGCCGGTTACTTGTTCTAGTTGTTCTGCCACTAACTCATGGGAGGCACGGCATTGTGTTAGCTGTTCTGCCCAACTGCGACCTCCAACCAG ACATGGAATGCAAATCACTCCTTCAATGAAG ATTCCTATGGCAGATCTAGTTGATACTGGTGGTTGGGTGCCATTATTGGATACTACCGAAGAGGGTCCTGTTACTTGTGAGGTGGCAACACAAACAGAAGGACTCTTCTACCCTTCTTCAAGGACCATCAGTAAGGCCATTGCTGCTAGTGAAGTGGCTGCAGTGTCATGGGCATTTAAAAAACCTCAAATAGGAGTGTTCAGCCCAGGCAGAG GTTACTGGCGCCAACAATTGGACCATGTTTGCACCCATTTGAAGGCGTATGCTCAGAGTTGTACAGACTTCCAGGGTGCCATTGGAAAGCCACAAATAGGAAAG TTATTGTCAGCGACTTTACATGATGAAGATAATGAGCTAAATATGCACCTAACATTTGAATTAAAGCCACAACATCGAGGCAGTATTCGAACGCCAAGTGACCACGACCCCAAATTGTTGAGCTCACTGTTAGCCAACAGTAGTACCAGTACTATACTTAGTGAAG GTAGCACAATTAACGATACTTCAAGTAATAAACACAGAACAAGGTCTAggaaaaagaagaaaagaaaaccTGTAAAA GATGATTTGACATTATTGGTGGAAGAATTGTCTTCTCAAGGtgatgaagaaaaagttgcagATCTTCTTAAAAAG GGAGTAGATGCCAATTCTACAACACCATTAGGACTACCTCTGCTCTCCTTGGCTGCTGCCAATGGACACACCCACTGTTTGACTGTCCTACAAAGAGAAGGAGCCAAGGTGAATAGAAAGGCTGAAAG AACTGGTAATACTGCATTACATGAAGCTGTATTGGGAGGACCTGGAAATATTGATTGTATTAAAGCACTTCTGAA TCTTAAAGGAATCAATGCTAGCTTAAAGAACAATGCTGGTCAAACTGCTTGTCAGATAGCTGCTGAGAAACATTATGACAAACTCGTCACTTGTATTGTAACTCATGAGGGGGCCAGTCAATTACGCAAGCTTTGTAAAATTTCACCGCATGACATTACCGTATAA
- the LOC136236383 gene encoding double zinc ribbon and ankyrin repeat-containing protein 1-like isoform X4, whose product MTAGSISAPIIVPLKAAFGAKRNGSKYSIDQATPIAITSESKDIKLYYTINGTKPDPFQRSGHKYTYQYQVPFTLPAADKAVTIKAIAINNDGLKQSNVVTKTFFLKTAPDSMENMTSNNRASFSVASPSAYPVSPSLTGPQYLFNRLGPRLKSDEVASMPMGASLPSQSTPRVHAPSDYRICVYCNARRPEDLHAKYCPECGMLLPFLPTSQSEAQPTIGLSVCSSCRAMVPVGSTVCVVCEAPIDPPPRLPVINAQLKNLNDIKGKPVCLGCGTVNSSEMKICVTCEKPLIVTQAIQDEASEHRRSSTACSKLLQTTESGVYLLCSTCGRINASDARFCDWCGREPAGPQQPVTCSSCSATNSWEARHCVSCSAQLRPPTRHGMQITPSMKIPMADLVDTGGWVPLLDTTEEGPVTCEVATQTEGLFYPSSRTISKAIAASEVAAVSWAFKKPQIGVFSPGRGYWRQQLDHVCTHLKAYAQSCTDFQGAIGKPQIGKLLSATLHDEDNELNMHLTFELKPQHRGSIRTPSDHDPKLLSSLLANSSTSTILSEGSTINDTSSNKHRTRSRKKKKRKPDDLTLLVEELSSQGDEEKVADLLKKRILKDEPLRI is encoded by the exons ATGACGGCAGGGTCGATTTCTGCACCGATCATCGTCCCGCTGAAAGCCGCCTTTGGAGCTAAACGTAATGGATCTAAATACTCTATTGACCAGGCCACCCCGATTGCAATAACTTCAG AAAGCAAGGATATCAAGTTGTATTACACTATTAATGGGACAAAACCGGACCCTTTTCAGCGTTCCGGACACAAGTACACTTACCAATATCAAGTACCATTTACCCTGCCAGCTGCAGACAAAGCTGTGACCATTAAAGCGATAGCAATTAACAA TGACGGCTTGAAACAGAGCAATGTTGTTACTAAGACATTCTTTCTTAAAACTGCACCAGACTCCATGGAA AACATGACTTCAAATAATAGAGCTAGTTTTTCAGTTGCCAGTCCATCAGCATACCCTGTGTCACCCTCCCTAACAGGGCCCCAATACCTGTTTAACAG ACTTGGTCCAAGGCTAAAATCAGACGAGGTGGCTTCAATGCCAATGGGAGCATCACTACCCTCACAATCTACACCTCGTGTGCATGCTCCTTCAGACTACAGAAT CTGTGTCTACTGTAATGCTCGGAGGCCAGAAGATTTACATGCAAAATATTGTCCAGAATGTGGTATGTTGCTACCATTTCTTCCAACTTCACAATCCGAAGCACAACCTACCATTGGG TTGAGTGTGTGTAGCAGTTGTAGGGCCATGGTCCCTGTTGGGTCtacagtgtgtgtagtgtgtgaggcTCCCATTGATCCTCCACCTCGACTGCCAGTTATCAATGCACAACtaaaaaatttgaatgatattaAG GGTAAACCAGTGTGTTTAGGTTGTGGGACTGTAAATAGCTCTGAAATGAAAATTTGTGTTACTTGTGAGAAACCTCTGATAGTTACTCAAGCTATACAAGATGAAGCAAGTGAACACAGACGAAGCAGCACTGCTTGTAGTAAA CTGTTGCAAACAACAGAGTCTGGGGTGTATTTGTTGTGCAGCACCTGTGGCAGGATTAACGCCTCAGATGCCAGATTCTGTGACTGGTGTGGGAGAGAA CCTGCAGGCCCACAACAGCCGGTTACTTGTTCTAGTTGTTCTGCCACTAACTCATGGGAGGCACGGCATTGTGTTAGCTGTTCTGCCCAACTGCGACCTCCAACCAG ACATGGAATGCAAATCACTCCTTCAATGAAG ATTCCTATGGCAGATCTAGTTGATACTGGTGGTTGGGTGCCATTATTGGATACTACCGAAGAGGGTCCTGTTACTTGTGAGGTGGCAACACAAACAGAAGGACTCTTCTACCCTTCTTCAAGGACCATCAGTAAGGCCATTGCTGCTAGTGAAGTGGCTGCAGTGTCATGGGCATTTAAAAAACCTCAAATAGGAGTGTTCAGCCCAGGCAGAG GTTACTGGCGCCAACAATTGGACCATGTTTGCACCCATTTGAAGGCGTATGCTCAGAGTTGTACAGACTTCCAGGGTGCCATTGGAAAGCCACAAATAGGAAAG TTATTGTCAGCGACTTTACATGATGAAGATAATGAGCTAAATATGCACCTAACATTTGAATTAAAGCCACAACATCGAGGCAGTATTCGAACGCCAAGTGACCACGACCCCAAATTGTTGAGCTCACTGTTAGCCAACAGTAGTACCAGTACTATACTTAGTGAAG GTAGCACAATTAACGATACTTCAAGTAATAAACACAGAACAAGGTCTAggaaaaagaagaaaagaaaaccT GATGATTTGACATTATTGGTGGAAGAATTGTCTTCTCAAGGtgatgaagaaaaagttgcagATCTTCTTAAAAAG AGGATTTTAAAGGATGAACCACTAAGAATATAG
- the LOC136236383 gene encoding double zinc ribbon and ankyrin repeat-containing protein 1-like isoform X3: MTAGSISAPIIVPLKAAFGAKRNGSKYSIDQATPIAITSESKDIKLYYTINGTKPDPFQRSGHKYTYQYQVPFTLPAADKAVTIKAIAINNDGLKQSNVVTKTFFLKTAPDSMENMTSNNRASFSVASPSAYPVSPSLTGPQYLFNRLGPRLKSDEVASMPMGASLPSQSTPRVHAPSDYRICVYCNARRPEDLHAKYCPECGMLLPFLPTSQSEAQPTIGLSVCSSCRAMVPVGSTVCVVCEAPIDPPPRLPVINAQLKNLNDIKGKPVCLGCGTVNSSEMKICVTCEKPLIVTQAIQDEASEHRRSSTACSKLLQTTESGVYLLCSTCGRINASDARFCDWCGREPAGPQQPVTCSSCSATNSWEARHCVSCSAQLRPPTRHGMQITPSMKIPMADLVDTGGWVPLLDTTEEGPVTCEVATQTEGLFYPSSRTISKAIAASEVAAVSWAFKKPQIGVFSPGRGYWRQQLDHVCTHLKAYAQSCTDFQGAIGKPQIGKLLSATLHDEDNELNMHLTFELKPQHRGSIRTPSDHDPKLLSSLLANSSTSTILSEGSTINDTSSNKHRTRSRKKKKRKPVKDDLTLLVEELSSQGDEEKVADLLKKRILKDEPLRI; this comes from the exons ATGACGGCAGGGTCGATTTCTGCACCGATCATCGTCCCGCTGAAAGCCGCCTTTGGAGCTAAACGTAATGGATCTAAATACTCTATTGACCAGGCCACCCCGATTGCAATAACTTCAG AAAGCAAGGATATCAAGTTGTATTACACTATTAATGGGACAAAACCGGACCCTTTTCAGCGTTCCGGACACAAGTACACTTACCAATATCAAGTACCATTTACCCTGCCAGCTGCAGACAAAGCTGTGACCATTAAAGCGATAGCAATTAACAA TGACGGCTTGAAACAGAGCAATGTTGTTACTAAGACATTCTTTCTTAAAACTGCACCAGACTCCATGGAA AACATGACTTCAAATAATAGAGCTAGTTTTTCAGTTGCCAGTCCATCAGCATACCCTGTGTCACCCTCCCTAACAGGGCCCCAATACCTGTTTAACAG ACTTGGTCCAAGGCTAAAATCAGACGAGGTGGCTTCAATGCCAATGGGAGCATCACTACCCTCACAATCTACACCTCGTGTGCATGCTCCTTCAGACTACAGAAT CTGTGTCTACTGTAATGCTCGGAGGCCAGAAGATTTACATGCAAAATATTGTCCAGAATGTGGTATGTTGCTACCATTTCTTCCAACTTCACAATCCGAAGCACAACCTACCATTGGG TTGAGTGTGTGTAGCAGTTGTAGGGCCATGGTCCCTGTTGGGTCtacagtgtgtgtagtgtgtgaggcTCCCATTGATCCTCCACCTCGACTGCCAGTTATCAATGCACAACtaaaaaatttgaatgatattaAG GGTAAACCAGTGTGTTTAGGTTGTGGGACTGTAAATAGCTCTGAAATGAAAATTTGTGTTACTTGTGAGAAACCTCTGATAGTTACTCAAGCTATACAAGATGAAGCAAGTGAACACAGACGAAGCAGCACTGCTTGTAGTAAA CTGTTGCAAACAACAGAGTCTGGGGTGTATTTGTTGTGCAGCACCTGTGGCAGGATTAACGCCTCAGATGCCAGATTCTGTGACTGGTGTGGGAGAGAA CCTGCAGGCCCACAACAGCCGGTTACTTGTTCTAGTTGTTCTGCCACTAACTCATGGGAGGCACGGCATTGTGTTAGCTGTTCTGCCCAACTGCGACCTCCAACCAG ACATGGAATGCAAATCACTCCTTCAATGAAG ATTCCTATGGCAGATCTAGTTGATACTGGTGGTTGGGTGCCATTATTGGATACTACCGAAGAGGGTCCTGTTACTTGTGAGGTGGCAACACAAACAGAAGGACTCTTCTACCCTTCTTCAAGGACCATCAGTAAGGCCATTGCTGCTAGTGAAGTGGCTGCAGTGTCATGGGCATTTAAAAAACCTCAAATAGGAGTGTTCAGCCCAGGCAGAG GTTACTGGCGCCAACAATTGGACCATGTTTGCACCCATTTGAAGGCGTATGCTCAGAGTTGTACAGACTTCCAGGGTGCCATTGGAAAGCCACAAATAGGAAAG TTATTGTCAGCGACTTTACATGATGAAGATAATGAGCTAAATATGCACCTAACATTTGAATTAAAGCCACAACATCGAGGCAGTATTCGAACGCCAAGTGACCACGACCCCAAATTGTTGAGCTCACTGTTAGCCAACAGTAGTACCAGTACTATACTTAGTGAAG GTAGCACAATTAACGATACTTCAAGTAATAAACACAGAACAAGGTCTAggaaaaagaagaaaagaaaaccTGTAAAA GATGATTTGACATTATTGGTGGAAGAATTGTCTTCTCAAGGtgatgaagaaaaagttgcagATCTTCTTAAAAAG AGGATTTTAAAGGATGAACCACTAAGAATATAG
- the LOC136236382 gene encoding centromere/kinetochore protein zw10 homolog produces MEVKKSGLVSTALRTVSIATEKELQTALSSIQKKCDQKRAELYEIITEDIVEFKQQADTTTVVRHQLNEVQNEFERLDEKIKNDVRGKLLGSSEKKQEIEAKLLETEKLIQFLTDLFSVYETFTSSWKDLEVENYSTAASKIRKALTAIGEINEEGKNAQIYISLQRELSQRHDKLKKILSDKWHSIFVWKPKRITADTDTLHVSLAIMKNQILQVSEAMKELKIWEKIVRSFAKQLLTAFCTPLVSLQDRLIIIEEGKEATTVYFKQCTSPCSISEIFSCLLSLFHFVEGIVSDDGWLSGIQKEVEEILPNLLIEKCLSNSVPSTVEELKSYDQVISLTENFERTLIKMKFLSADFNQLSNYVKNINVHFSKKQVEDVLVQARNILSRPLHDTKLTKHEGVLENLEAVGAGPVQAIDSLVEIFSEEELDTKLFHFPTCHVSETVLEFVNLLYVTLLKCTQSSGSSAVQLFHTCRDVLDLYCAIVPSCHKTVIAEIPRVAAVHHNNCLYVAHHLLTLGHQFQCKLPPPLDSGATTFVDFIPKLQHLGEDTFLAELRKQRDITLKPLKSTGSFDNVSYEERQLQVEKSLGQSLLHVAQVSSVYQEVLPLHVYAKSTGALLDSLTVCFIEKVTYLEDISAEDSTVLHSFIQNILQKIEMILQVKKSNHTIDPSQVCNHFVKLQELGFVLSASLVDIVNNWQNGCLSKHFAPLELRSLIKAVFQNTDHRAKLLAKITA; encoded by the coding sequence atggaagtaaagaaaagtgGATTAGTGTCAACCGCACTGCGCACTGTGTCTATTGCTACTGAGAAAGAACTGCAAACGGCGTTGTCGTCTATTCAGAAAAAGTGCGACCAAAAGCGAGCGGAGTTATACGAGATAATCACGGAGGATATTGTAGAATTCAAACAACAAGCTGACACGACTACAGTCGTAAGGCATCAGCTTAATGAAGTGCAAAACGAGTTTGAAAGATTGGATGAGAAAATCAAGAACGATGTTAGAGGTAAACTACTGGGGTCTTCTGAAAAGAAACAAGAAATTGAAGCGAAATTATTAGAGACAGAGAAACTGATTCAATTTTTAACTGACCTGTTTTCCGTATACGAAACATTTACCAGTAGTTGGAAAGATTTGGAGGTGGAAAACTATAGTACTGCTGCAAGTAAGATCAGAAAAGCATTAACAGCAATCGGAGAAATCAACGAAGAAGGTAAAAATGCACAGATATATATTTCTCTTCAACGAGAGCTATCGCAAAGACATGATAAGCTGAAGAAGATACTGAGTGATAAATGGCACAGCATTTTTGTGTGGAAGCCAAAGAGAATTACTGCAGATACAGACACACTACATGTGTCACTTGCCATCATGAAAAACCAAATTCTACAAGTGTCCGAGGCAATGAAAGAACTCAAGATTTGGGAGAAGATTGTTCGATCCTTTGCCAAACAGCTCTTGACCGCCTTCTGTACTCCTTTAGTGAGCTTGCAAGACAGATTGATTATTATTGAAGAAGGAAAGGAGGCTACTACTGTTTACTTTAAGCAATGTACATCTCCTTGCAGTATTTCTGAAATCTTTAGCTGTCTGTTGAGTCTTTTCCATTTTGTGGAGGGGATTGTTTCTGATGATGGATGGCTGTCTGGTATCCAGAAAGAAGTGGAAGAAATCCTTCCCAATCTTTTGATCGAAAAATGTCTCTCCAATTCAGTTCCCAGTACTGTTGAGGAGCTTAAGAGTTATGACCAAGTCATCAGCTTGACTGAAAATTTTGAAAGAACACTCATCAAAATGAAATTCCTTTCTGCTGATTTCAATCAACTAAGCAATTATGTAAAGAACATTAATGTACATTtttccaagaaacaagttgaggATGTTTTAGTACAAGCCAGGAATATACTGTCACGACCTCTTCATGATACAAAGCTCACTAAACATGAAGGTGTACTTGAAAATCTTGAAGCAGTAGGAGCTGGTCCGGTCCAAGCTATTGATTCACTGGTGGAAATTTTTAGTGAAGAAGAACTTGACACTAAATTATTTCATTTCCCAACGTGTCATGTCAGCGAGACAGTCTTGGAATTTGTAAACTTGCTTTACGTCACGTTGTTGAAGTGTACACAATCAAGTGGCTCTTCTGCTGTCCAGCTATTTCATACTTGTCGTGACGTCCTTGACTTGTATTGTGCCATTGTACCTTCCTGCCACAAAACAGTTATTGCTGAGATACCTCGTGTAGCTGCTGTCCATCATAACAATTGTCTGTATGTTGCTCATCACTTGTTAACACTAGGACATCAGTTTCAGTGTAAACTCCCACCTCCTCTGGACTCTGGGGCTACAACCTTTGTTGACTTCATACCCAAGTTACAACATCTGGGAGAAGATACATTTCTGGCTGAGTTAAGGAAGCAAAGGGACATCACTTTAAAACCATTAAAGTCTACTGGGTCTTTTGATAATGTGTCATATGAAGAGAGACAGTTGCAGGTTGAGAAATCTTTGGGACAATCTCTGCTACATGTTGCCCAAGTGAGCAGTGTTTATCAAGAGGTACTTCCACTTCATGTGTATGCTAAATCTACTGGAGCTCTGCTTGATTCTCTCACTGTTTGCTTTATTGAGAAGGTGACATATCTGGAAGACATCAGTGCTGAAGATTCCACTGTCCTTCATTCATTCATCCAGAACATACTCCAGAAGATTGAAATGATTTTACAAGTAAAGAAATCCAATCATACCATAGACCCTTCTCAAGTCtgtaaccattttgtaaagCTGCAAGAATTGGGCTTTGTCTTGTCTGCCTCACTTGTCGATATCGTTAACAACTGGCAGAACGGTTGTTTATCAAAACACTTTGCTCCCTTAGAATTACGATCTCTAATCAAAGCTGTGTTTCAAAACACTGACCATCGTGCTAAATTACTTGCAAAAATAACTGCTTAA